Proteins from a genomic interval of Bos mutus isolate GX-2022 chromosome 15, NWIPB_WYAK_1.1, whole genome shotgun sequence:
- the RRAS2 gene encoding ras-related protein R-Ras2 isoform X2: protein MREQYMRTGEGFLLVFSVTDRGSFEEIYKFQRQILRVKDRDEFPMILIGNKADLDHQRQVTQEEGQQLARQLKVTYMEASAKIRMNVDQAFHELVRVIRKFQEQECPPSPEPTRKEKDKKGCHCVIF from the exons ATGAGAGAACAGTATATGAGAACTGGCGAGGGTTTCCTTTTGGTCTTTTCAGTCACAGACAGAGGCAG ttttgaagAAATCTATAAGTTTCAAAGACAGATTCTCAGAGTAAAGGATCGTGATGAGTTTCCAATGATTTTAATTGGTAATAAAGCAGATCTGGATCATCAGAGACAG GTAACACAGGAAGAAGGACAGCAGTTAGCACGGCAACTTAAGGTAACATACATGGAGGCGTCAGCAAAGATTAGAATGAATGTAGATCAAGCTTTCCATGAACTTGTCCGGGTTATAAG GAAATTTCAAGAGCAGGAATGTCCTCCTTCACCAGAACCAACacggaaagaaaaagacaagaaaggctGCCATTGTGTCATTTTCTAA